From Candidatus Sphingomonas colombiensis, one genomic window encodes:
- a CDS encoding DUF3883 domain-containing protein: MSGVAFERTFSMATFEALRLIRQERAENPDVAALELVEIVRQVRANNSNHDFEAALALDAVVVGDAASVDTIEFYRLCIEACVFAHRPLWVKTIPYGRKSFVQKLGRDEAQCFEASGLMDDPPTEPIIAWWDSISGRTRSQTDIEKMRQARAAERMSLDYEQARLDRLGIDRRAVWMSIDDNWAGYDILSYDEASTGITSRMIEVKSTIASPLRYFLTRNEWNVCKKVGDAYHIHVWDMTTGNLFVRTGADITEHIPEERGSGKWATLEIRVGN, encoded by the coding sequence TTGAGCGGCGTTGCGTTCGAGCGCACATTTTCCATGGCGACGTTTGAGGCGCTGCGCCTCATCCGTCAGGAACGCGCTGAAAATCCTGATGTTGCTGCACTCGAATTAGTCGAGATCGTTCGACAGGTCCGAGCGAATAACAGCAACCATGACTTCGAAGCTGCGCTAGCGCTGGACGCAGTTGTCGTCGGTGATGCTGCGAGCGTCGACACGATCGAATTTTACCGATTGTGCATCGAGGCCTGCGTGTTTGCGCACCGCCCGTTGTGGGTCAAAACGATCCCTTATGGCCGAAAGTCGTTTGTTCAGAAGCTCGGGCGCGACGAGGCGCAATGTTTCGAAGCATCAGGGTTAATGGACGACCCTCCGACGGAGCCTATTATTGCATGGTGGGATTCTATCTCCGGCAGAACGCGATCGCAGACCGATATCGAAAAAATGCGTCAGGCACGGGCGGCAGAGCGTATGAGTCTGGACTATGAACAGGCGCGGCTCGACAGGCTCGGTATCGACCGACGCGCGGTCTGGATGTCAATCGACGATAATTGGGCCGGCTACGACATACTTTCATATGACGAAGCTTCGACCGGAATAACCTCACGGATGATCGAGGTGAAATCCACCATTGCTTCGCCCCTTCGCTATTTTCTGACACGCAACGAATGGAACGTCTGCAAGAAAGTGGGCGATGCCTATCACATACATGTCTGGGATATGACGACGGGAAACCTCTTCGTTCGCACAGGGGCAGATATCACCGAGCATATTCCGGAAGAACGAGGTTCCGGAAAATGGGCAACGCTTGAGATCCGGGTCGGTAACTAA
- a CDS encoding site-specific DNA-methyltransferase, with product MARTAAKSITAASNVLPFPGPKVRIETADNLTFMRSLPKESMHLIVTSPPYNIGKAYEKRRSHEVYIEEQAAAIAEAVRLLHPKGSICWQVGNHVDDGEVFPLDILLYPLFRNHGLKLRNRIVWTFGHGLHCQKRFSGRHETILWFTRDDDHTFNLDPVRVPSKYPEKKHFKGPRRGEMSGNPLGKNPSDVWDIPNVKANHVEKTDHPCQFPVGLVERLVLSLTNRGDNVLDPYLGVGSSAIAALKNGRNAYGCDVMPEYVEIAQQRVADFQAGTLRTRPMNKPVYEPVAREAE from the coding sequence ATGGCTAGAACGGCAGCGAAATCGATCACAGCAGCGAGCAACGTTCTGCCCTTCCCGGGGCCTAAGGTACGCATCGAGACCGCCGACAATTTGACCTTCATGCGTTCGCTCCCGAAGGAGTCGATGCATCTGATTGTGACGTCCCCGCCGTATAATATCGGCAAGGCTTACGAGAAGCGACGTTCGCACGAGGTCTATATCGAGGAGCAGGCAGCTGCGATTGCCGAGGCAGTTCGACTTTTACATCCGAAGGGCTCGATATGCTGGCAAGTGGGGAACCATGTCGATGACGGCGAGGTGTTCCCCCTGGACATCCTGCTATACCCGCTATTCAGAAATCATGGTCTGAAGCTGCGTAACCGCATCGTTTGGACGTTCGGTCACGGGCTGCATTGCCAGAAGCGCTTTTCTGGAAGGCACGAAACCATTCTGTGGTTCACGCGTGATGATGACCATACCTTCAATCTCGACCCGGTGCGCGTGCCGAGCAAGTATCCCGAGAAGAAGCATTTTAAGGGGCCACGGCGTGGCGAAATGTCCGGCAACCCTCTTGGCAAAAACCCGTCGGATGTCTGGGATATTCCCAACGTCAAGGCGAACCATGTCGAGAAAACCGACCACCCCTGCCAGTTTCCAGTCGGACTTGTCGAGCGCCTCGTGCTGTCGCTCACAAACCGGGGCGACAATGTGCTCGATCCCTATCTCGGCGTAGGGTCGTCTGCGATCGCGGCGCTGAAGAACGGCCGCAACGCCTATGGTTGCGATGTGATGCCGGAGTATGTTGAAATTGCGCAGCAGCGCGTGGCTGATTTTCAGGCAGGCACTCTGCGCACCCGGCCCATGAACAAGCCGGTTTACGAACCCGTAGCGCGGGAGGCCGAATGA
- a CDS encoding helix-turn-helix domain-containing protein yields MDSDDDISRANRAKRGSPYLNTEQAAAYLKFSSRLLKRLRRAGKGPVFRRHSRFVQYHIDDLDAWSHAQSMGKTGHE; encoded by the coding sequence ATGGACAGCGACGACGACATTTCGCGTGCGAACCGCGCCAAACGCGGCTCCCCATATCTCAATACCGAGCAGGCGGCGGCCTATCTGAAGTTCTCCAGCCGCCTGCTGAAGCGGCTGCGGCGCGCCGGGAAAGGCCCGGTCTTTCGCCGTCACAGCCGCTTCGTCCAATATCATATCGACGATCTCGATGCCTGGTCGCACGCGCAGTCGATGGGAAAGACCGGCCATGAATAG
- a CDS encoding lytic transglycosylase domain-containing protein — protein sequence MNKHRWKVGESALTRWIPAVLLLATTPARADEVARWRPFVEEASTRFGIPTSWIERVIRAESRGFTTLDGHPIRSRAGAIGLMQLMPATWAAMRTRLALGRNPDDPRDNILAGTCFLRLMYDHFGYPGLFGAYNAGPGAYADYLAGKRRLPRETVAYLGLVSGAAPAGPLAPERAPPPIMFVVRREVSADQPVPDRSDGQTLLFAVRKVVP from the coding sequence ATGAATAAGCATCGTTGGAAAGTCGGCGAAAGCGCGCTGACCCGGTGGATTCCGGCCGTGCTGCTGCTCGCCACCACGCCCGCGCGTGCCGACGAGGTCGCACGCTGGCGGCCGTTCGTCGAAGAAGCATCGACCCGTTTCGGCATCCCGACCAGCTGGATCGAACGCGTCATCCGCGCCGAAAGTCGCGGCTTCACCACGCTCGACGGTCACCCGATCCGCAGCCGAGCCGGCGCAATAGGCCTCATGCAGTTGATGCCCGCGACCTGGGCTGCGATGCGCACGCGGCTCGCGTTGGGGCGCAATCCCGACGATCCGCGCGACAATATCCTCGCGGGCACTTGCTTCCTGCGGCTGATGTACGACCATTTTGGTTATCCCGGGCTGTTCGGCGCCTATAATGCCGGGCCAGGCGCCTATGCCGATTATCTCGCCGGCAAGCGACGACTTCCGCGCGAAACCGTCGCCTATCTCGGCCTGGTCAGCGGGGCGGCTCCGGCGGGACCACTGGCCCCCGAACGAGCACCGCCACCAATAATGTTTGTCGTTCGCCGCGAGGTGTCCGCGGATCAGCCGGTGCCGGATCGAAGCGACGGGCAGACACTGCTGTTCGCTGTCCGGAAGGTCGTGCCATGA
- a CDS encoding DUF2958 domain-containing protein, producing MILLPPELRAALRANADRTANGDHDPLPVLKLFNPLGAGTWLATELYDDGDTLFGLADLGFGCPELGCFSLSEIAAVRLPFGLAIERDLAFSTSHRLSTWAEAARRTGSILWAETLLRRAARRAGDELPSQDG from the coding sequence ATGATCCTGCTGCCTCCCGAGCTTCGCGCCGCTTTGCGCGCGAACGCGGATCGTACCGCCAACGGCGATCACGATCCCCTGCCCGTCCTCAAGCTGTTCAATCCACTCGGCGCGGGGACATGGCTCGCGACCGAACTCTACGACGATGGCGACACGCTGTTCGGCCTCGCCGATCTTGGGTTCGGCTGCCCCGAACTCGGCTGTTTCAGCCTGTCCGAGATCGCCGCCGTGCGTCTCCCCTTCGGCTTGGCGATCGAGCGCGACCTCGCCTTTTCGACCAGCCACCGGCTGTCGACATGGGCCGAGGCGGCGCGACGCACCGGGTCGATCCTCTGGGCCGAAACCCTCTTGCGCCGGGCCGCGCGACGCGCCGGCGACGAGCTTCCATCGCAGGATGGATGA
- a CDS encoding ParB/RepB/Spo0J family partition protein, translated as MKLDFIDLGKLSVSPANMRHGRKAPDISDILPSVRARGVLVPVLVRPNCSTTTFEIVAGRRRFHAAQAVAAETGTTDPLPCAILTDTDDAAAIEASLIENIARLDPDEVTQWETFTRLVKEGRSTDDIATTFGLPDLTVRRVLALGNLLPRIRALYASEKIDRATVRHLTLASKNQQKAWLALYDDPDSYVPSGAQVKAFLFGGQSIPARHALFDLDGYGGQMIADLFGDDLYFADSDAFWQAQHAVIEARRIGYLDAGWSDVVIVPPAEHFHAWEYEKTAKRKAGRVYVDVRSNGEVTFHEGYLSAKEARRIARGDAPETMKVTRPEVTSPMQTYLDLHRHAAVRAALLAHPGVALRLMVAHAIGGSHLWRVSPEPQTSRNDAVRESIETCRGETVFDERRRAILAVLGFSPEEPTVTGGNGDDDWVAAIFLRLIDLPDAIIMEIIAVVIGETLASGSAAVTAVGVEIGIDMADWWHADTAFFELIRDKEVLGLLVAEVAGETIAAANAGEKTKTLKSIVRAHLDGADGRSKVNRWVPKWLAFPASAYTTRGGVGAVIAHARVEAARDVTAAADPDAGHEPIAEAA; from the coding sequence ATGAAACTCGACTTCATCGACCTTGGCAAGCTGTCGGTATCACCGGCGAACATGCGGCATGGCCGCAAGGCGCCCGACATCAGCGACATCCTGCCGTCCGTGCGCGCGCGCGGCGTGCTGGTCCCCGTGCTGGTCCGCCCCAATTGCAGCACGACCACCTTCGAGATCGTCGCCGGACGGCGGCGCTTCCACGCCGCGCAGGCGGTCGCCGCCGAAACCGGTACGACCGACCCCCTGCCCTGCGCGATCCTCACCGACACCGACGATGCCGCCGCGATCGAAGCGTCGCTGATCGAGAATATCGCGCGGCTCGATCCCGACGAGGTGACCCAATGGGAAACCTTCACCCGGCTGGTGAAGGAAGGGCGATCCACCGACGATATCGCGACGACATTCGGGCTCCCCGACCTCACCGTCCGCCGCGTGCTCGCGCTCGGCAATCTCCTGCCGCGCATCCGTGCGCTCTATGCGTCGGAGAAGATCGACCGCGCCACCGTCCGCCACCTCACCCTCGCCAGCAAGAACCAGCAAAAGGCGTGGCTGGCGCTGTACGACGACCCGGACAGCTATGTGCCATCCGGCGCTCAAGTGAAGGCATTTCTGTTCGGCGGCCAGTCTATCCCGGCGCGCCATGCATTGTTCGACCTCGACGGTTATGGCGGACAGATGATCGCCGACCTGTTCGGCGACGATCTTTATTTCGCCGATAGTGATGCCTTCTGGCAGGCGCAGCATGCCGTGATCGAGGCGCGGCGGATCGGCTATCTCGATGCCGGATGGAGCGATGTCGTCATCGTGCCGCCGGCCGAGCATTTCCACGCGTGGGAATATGAGAAGACGGCCAAGCGCAAGGCCGGGCGCGTCTATGTCGATGTCCGCAGCAATGGCGAAGTCACCTTCCACGAAGGCTATCTCTCCGCCAAGGAAGCCCGGCGCATCGCGCGCGGCGATGCCCCGGAGACGATGAAAGTCACACGCCCGGAAGTGACATCGCCGATGCAGACTTATCTCGACCTGCACCGTCACGCCGCCGTCCGCGCCGCGTTGCTCGCGCACCCCGGCGTCGCCTTGCGCCTGATGGTCGCCCACGCCATCGGCGGATCGCACCTGTGGCGGGTATCGCCCGAGCCGCAGACGAGCCGCAATGACGCAGTCCGCGAGAGCATCGAAACCTGTCGCGGCGAGACGGTGTTCGACGAACGCCGCCGCGCGATACTGGCCGTGCTCGGCTTCTCGCCCGAAGAGCCGACCGTGACCGGCGGCAATGGCGACGACGATTGGGTGGCGGCAATCTTCCTGCGGCTGATCGACCTCCCCGACGCGATCATCATGGAGATCATCGCCGTCGTCATCGGCGAGACGCTCGCCAGCGGCAGCGCTGCCGTCACGGCGGTCGGCGTCGAAATCGGTATCGATATGGCCGATTGGTGGCACGCCGATACGGCATTCTTCGAGTTGATCCGCGACAAGGAAGTGCTGGGCCTGCTCGTTGCCGAGGTGGCGGGTGAGACGATCGCCGCCGCCAATGCCGGCGAGAAGACCAAGACGCTGAAATCGATCGTGCGCGCCCATCTCGACGGCGCGGACGGGCGGAGCAAGGTCAACCGCTGGGTACCGAAATGGCTGGCTTTCCCGGCGTCCGCTTACACCACGCGCGGTGGCGTCGGCGCGGTCATCGCCCATGCCAGGGTCGAGGCGGCGCGCGATGTTACGGCCGCAGCCGACCCCGACGCGGGCCATGAACCCATCGCCGAGGCCGCGTGA
- a CDS encoding DEAD/DEAH box helicase — protein MTPADTIGIEYDPIRITGRFSRLEGNQSSIWDRLLAATVGSSSDVSVAGETLEVPWPQALTIIRDFGSRSQQEALNFRFRPSGEAQARIATFANEVKRANASRDSLKVVMDRDEINGGLEELGFTLRKLKPFQLRDVERLLSLPHGANFSVPGAGKTTVTFALHLLTRKPGQHFFVIGPRAAFPAWKTIIGECIAPDAPDDVREPFTVLEGRPDHIDRQLRSGATRFLISYDLMLRNGDTLANYFARQPVHLVLDEAHRMKAGLNSQRGAYLLNISGLPSRRDILTGTPMPQSAEDLAAQLGFLWPGQGLDLQISRGIAPREVLGNLYVRTTKSELGIPKAFRHFRQVDMAPGHTALYGIVRNETLRQLSGVVAAGTLADIARARRSVMRLLQLSTNPILALQGLSDGLSTSDSGVVELVLEEGPSTKMRRVADHARELAREGRKVVIWTIFTNTLLDMERMLADLNPVTLYGAVPNGDDNDPDTREGRLRRFHEDDSCMCMIANPAAAGEGISLHMVCHDAIYLDRSYVSTHYLQSIDRIHRLGLPAGTKTNIYIYQTKAPAGLGSIDYSVNRRLSTKIRALQQLLNDEDLHEVALDEENAADPVNLDVDLQDVIDLLDELEGRPRPLQDEDD, from the coding sequence ATGACTCCAGCCGACACAATAGGCATTGAATATGATCCTATACGGATCACCGGGCGCTTCAGCCGGCTCGAAGGCAACCAGTCATCGATCTGGGACCGGCTGCTGGCGGCGACCGTAGGATCGTCGTCGGACGTGTCCGTCGCTGGTGAGACGCTCGAAGTGCCTTGGCCGCAAGCGCTCACCATCATCCGCGACTTTGGCAGCCGGAGCCAGCAAGAAGCACTGAACTTCCGTTTTCGGCCGTCCGGCGAAGCTCAGGCGCGCATTGCTACCTTCGCCAACGAGGTAAAGCGGGCGAATGCTTCGCGAGACAGCCTTAAGGTCGTCATGGATCGCGACGAGATCAATGGCGGCCTCGAAGAATTGGGCTTCACCCTACGGAAGCTGAAGCCGTTCCAACTTCGCGATGTGGAGCGGCTGCTGTCATTGCCACACGGCGCTAATTTCTCTGTTCCAGGCGCCGGAAAGACCACCGTTACCTTCGCCCTGCACCTGCTTACCAGGAAGCCGGGCCAACATTTTTTCGTTATCGGCCCGCGCGCGGCCTTCCCGGCGTGGAAGACGATTATCGGCGAGTGCATCGCGCCTGATGCCCCCGATGATGTTCGCGAGCCTTTCACGGTGCTGGAGGGCCGCCCCGATCATATTGACCGGCAGCTACGGTCCGGCGCCACGCGGTTCCTCATCAGTTATGACTTGATGCTCCGTAATGGCGATACGCTCGCCAATTATTTTGCCCGGCAGCCAGTCCATCTCGTACTCGACGAGGCGCATCGCATGAAGGCGGGCCTCAACTCGCAACGCGGCGCGTATCTGCTGAACATCTCAGGGTTGCCATCGCGCAGAGACATTCTGACCGGAACACCGATGCCGCAGAGCGCCGAAGACCTCGCGGCGCAATTGGGGTTTCTCTGGCCCGGCCAGGGACTGGATTTGCAGATAAGTCGAGGGATTGCGCCACGCGAAGTGCTTGGAAACCTATATGTTCGCACGACCAAGTCCGAACTTGGCATTCCCAAGGCATTTCGGCACTTTCGGCAGGTCGACATGGCTCCGGGACATACCGCGCTCTACGGGATCGTCCGCAACGAGACACTACGCCAGCTGAGCGGCGTTGTGGCGGCAGGAACCTTGGCGGACATCGCGCGCGCGCGGCGATCGGTGATGCGACTGCTTCAGCTCTCGACCAATCCGATCCTCGCGCTCCAAGGCTTGTCGGATGGGCTCTCGACCAGCGATTCCGGTGTGGTTGAGCTTGTCCTCGAGGAGGGGCCGTCGACAAAGATGCGGAGAGTCGCCGATCATGCCCGCGAGCTTGCGCGAGAAGGCCGCAAGGTCGTTATCTGGACGATCTTCACCAATACCTTGCTCGACATGGAGCGCATGCTGGCTGACCTCAATCCGGTCACGCTGTATGGGGCCGTTCCCAACGGCGATGACAATGATCCCGATACACGAGAGGGGCGGCTCCGGCGCTTCCACGAAGATGACAGCTGTATGTGCATGATCGCCAATCCGGCCGCCGCCGGAGAAGGTATCAGCCTGCATATGGTCTGTCATGATGCAATCTATCTCGATCGTAGCTATGTCTCCACGCATTACCTGCAGTCGATTGATCGAATTCATAGGCTTGGTCTTCCTGCCGGAACCAAAACCAACATCTATATCTATCAGACCAAGGCACCTGCGGGGCTCGGCAGCATCGACTATTCCGTCAATCGCCGGCTGAGTACCAAGATACGCGCGCTCCAGCAGCTCCTCAACGATGAGGACCTGCACGAAGTGGCGCTCGATGAGGAGAATGCCGCAGACCCGGTCAATCTCGATGTCGATCTGCAGGATGTCATCGATCTGCTCGACGAACTTGAGGGACGCCCGCGGCCGCTTCAGGACGAAGACGATTGA
- a CDS encoding thermonuclease family protein: MLRALSTLILAAATMATAPVDAAEHDGSGRVAWVTDGDTFRLESGERIRIAQIDAPETHRDQAKCAAEVQRGLRAKDQVTALLAGRVVSFHRVGRSYNRTVATVMIDGRDLGTELVRLGVADWWPRGQPKPNWCDRPR; encoded by the coding sequence ATGCTTCGTGCCCTATCGACCCTGATCCTTGCCGCCGCGACGATGGCGACCGCGCCCGTCGATGCCGCCGAGCATGACGGTTCGGGCCGCGTGGCCTGGGTGACCGACGGCGATACATTCCGGCTCGAAAGCGGTGAGCGGATCAGGATCGCGCAGATCGATGCCCCGGAAACGCACCGCGACCAGGCCAAATGCGCAGCGGAAGTGCAGCGCGGCTTGCGCGCGAAAGACCAGGTGACGGCCCTGCTCGCGGGGCGCGTGGTGAGCTTTCATCGTGTCGGCCGCAGCTACAACCGCACCGTCGCCACGGTCATGATCGACGGTCGCGACCTCGGGACGGAATTGGTGCGACTGGGCGTCGCGGACTGGTGGCCGCGCGGGCAACCGAAACCAAATTGGTGCGACCGGCCGCGCTAA
- a CDS encoding DUF736 domain-containing protein, producing the protein MAQIGSFTRGDNGIYTGEIRTLTLRVKATIRPCERDNEKSPDHRVSASGVEFGAAWTKAARETGAEYLSLKLDDPSFPAPIYATLSQGDDGEHKLIWSR; encoded by the coding sequence ATGGCACAGATTGGCAGCTTCACCCGCGGCGACAACGGCATCTACACCGGCGAAATCCGGACCCTGACGCTCCGCGTCAAGGCGACCATCCGCCCCTGCGAGCGCGACAATGAAAAGTCCCCCGACCACCGGGTCAGCGCATCGGGTGTTGAGTTCGGCGCGGCCTGGACCAAGGCAGCGCGCGAGACCGGCGCGGAATATCTGAGCCTCAAGCTCGACGATCCGTCCTTCCCGGCACCGATCTACGCGACCCTCAGCCAGGGCGACGACGGCGAGCACAAGCTCATCTGGTCGCGCTGA
- a CDS encoding S26 family signal peptidase, which translates to MNRRSHRPAALPLLDWGNQLRAHKRRRRTLGRRIAISGVGITLLGLTLAFPPAPRLVWNASASAPIGLYAVTPDVPIETGDMVIARVPDPWRTLAARRRYIPANVPLVKHVAAAAGDEVCALGPEIFINGRWSAQRRLADAAKRPMPWWSGCVRLRGQQLFLLMDGKPASFDGRYFGVTEPAQVIGKARLLWAMPTQGSNDE; encoded by the coding sequence ATGAATAGGCGCTCCCATCGCCCTGCCGCCCTGCCTTTGCTCGATTGGGGCAACCAACTTCGAGCCCACAAACGACGCCGCCGGACACTCGGTCGCCGCATCGCCATCTCGGGCGTGGGCATTACCTTGCTTGGGCTCACCCTGGCGTTTCCGCCGGCCCCGCGCCTTGTCTGGAATGCGAGCGCGAGCGCCCCGATCGGCCTCTACGCCGTGACCCCCGATGTGCCGATCGAAACCGGCGACATGGTCATCGCACGCGTGCCCGATCCCTGGCGGACGCTGGCGGCGAGGCGGCGTTACATCCCCGCCAACGTGCCCTTGGTGAAGCATGTCGCAGCGGCGGCCGGCGACGAGGTTTGCGCGCTCGGGCCGGAGATTTTCATCAATGGACGCTGGTCGGCGCAACGCCGCTTAGCCGATGCCGCCAAGCGCCCGATGCCATGGTGGAGCGGTTGCGTCCGGCTGCGCGGCCAGCAGCTTTTCTTGTTGATGGATGGCAAACCGGCATCGTTCGACGGCCGCTATTTCGGCGTCACCGAGCCCGCGCAAGTAATCGGCAAGGCACGGCTGCTATGGGCGATGCCGACCCAAGGCTCCAACGATGAATAA
- the rlxS gene encoding relaxase/mobilization nuclease RlxS (I built this because a sul1 chimera in AMR looks like the C-terminus.), with protein sequence MSEDDEFTPRLGRQRQQSGKKARRYLGRVAGAAIRSAEKGAIKSHRFDGSRIGRGASMGRLLSSRDRFGGMRARRAVVKTRLVRIGSKGMPAARAHLRYIQRDGVTREGTPGELYSAERDTADGKAFLQRCDGDRHQFRFIVSAEDGSEYPDLKPFVRRLMTQMEADLGTRLDWVAVDHFNTAHPHSHIMLRGVDDTGQNLIIAREYIAHGIRERAAELATLDLGPRTDQEIEARLRHDIGEERMTAIDRRLVRSMDADRLVVSADRDSFQQSLRAGRLQKLASMGLAENVGGGRWQLADDLEGTLRTLGERGDIIRTMQRELSARKLDRPWLGRSLFGAGEIDPEPIVGKLIARGLADEHRDRHYLVVDGVDGHAHYVDIGRGDAIAPIPEGAIVRVSARSLEIRDADRVVAEVAAANGGRYSSDLHLRHDPAATQAFTETHVRRLEAMRRAGAGVEREADGSWTIPPDHIDRAAAYEARRHRDQPVEVETLSSRPLDQLREADAATWIDRELASQSPLPIRDTGFGRDVRTTMAGRRQWLVEQQLADVDGDRIRLRANAIMMLQRRELSREGEAISGQIGKTFVEVHADDRIDGEITGKVDLASGRFAVVEKSKEFSLVPWRPVLDNQIGKTVSGIMRADGVSWRIGRGRSGLEVS encoded by the coding sequence ATGAGCGAGGACGACGAGTTCACGCCCCGGCTCGGCCGCCAGCGCCAGCAGAGCGGCAAGAAAGCCCGCCGCTACCTCGGTCGCGTCGCCGGCGCGGCGATCCGCTCGGCCGAGAAGGGCGCTATCAAAAGCCACCGTTTCGACGGCAGCCGGATCGGGCGCGGCGCCAGCATGGGGCGGCTGTTGTCGAGCCGCGATCGGTTCGGCGGGATGCGCGCGCGTCGTGCTGTCGTGAAGACTCGACTGGTCCGCATCGGCAGCAAGGGAATGCCGGCCGCGCGCGCGCATCTGCGCTATATCCAGCGCGACGGCGTCACGCGCGAGGGCACGCCGGGCGAACTCTACTCCGCCGAACGCGACACCGCCGACGGCAAGGCGTTCCTCCAGCGTTGCGACGGCGACCGCCATCAGTTCCGCTTCATCGTCTCGGCCGAGGACGGCTCGGAATATCCCGACCTCAAGCCTTTTGTCCGCCGGCTGATGACGCAGATGGAAGCCGACCTCGGCACCCGGCTAGACTGGGTCGCGGTCGACCATTTCAACACGGCGCATCCGCATTCCCACATCATGCTCCGGGGGGTCGACGACACGGGCCAGAATCTGATCATCGCCCGCGAATATATCGCGCACGGCATCCGCGAACGCGCCGCCGAGCTGGCAACGCTCGATCTCGGGCCTCGCACCGATCAGGAAATCGAGGCGCGGCTTCGGCATGATATCGGCGAGGAGCGGATGACCGCGATCGACCGCCGCTTGGTCCGGTCGATGGATGCCGATCGCCTGGTCGTCTCGGCCGATCGAGATTCCTTCCAGCAGTCGCTGCGCGCCGGCCGCTTGCAGAAGCTTGCCAGCATGGGTCTCGCCGAGAATGTCGGTGGCGGTCGCTGGCAACTCGCCGACGATCTGGAAGGCACGCTCCGCACGCTCGGCGAACGCGGTGACATCATCCGCACCATGCAGCGCGAATTGAGCGCGCGGAAGCTCGATCGACCGTGGCTTGGGCGTAGCCTCTTCGGGGCGGGTGAGATCGATCCGGAGCCGATCGTGGGAAAGCTGATCGCTCGGGGCCTCGCCGATGAGCATCGCGACAGACACTATCTCGTGGTCGATGGCGTCGATGGCCACGCCCACTATGTCGACATCGGTCGGGGCGATGCGATCGCACCGATTCCGGAAGGCGCGATCGTCCGCGTGTCGGCGCGCAGCTTGGAGATTCGCGACGCCGACCGCGTCGTCGCCGAGGTCGCGGCCGCGAACGGCGGACGATACTCGTCCGACCTGCATCTCAGGCATGACCCAGCGGCGACGCAGGCATTTACTGAAACCCATGTCCGACGGCTCGAAGCGATGCGCCGGGCTGGTGCTGGTGTAGAACGGGAAGCCGATGGGAGCTGGACGATTCCCCCTGACCATATCGATCGTGCTGCCGCCTATGAGGCACGCCGTCATCGGGATCAGCCGGTCGAGGTCGAGACCCTGTCATCCCGACCACTGGATCAGCTTCGTGAAGCCGACGCGGCGACGTGGATCGATCGCGAGCTAGCGTCACAATCGCCGCTGCCAATCCGTGACACTGGCTTCGGGCGTGATGTCCGGACAACCATGGCGGGCCGGCGGCAATGGCTGGTCGAGCAGCAGCTCGCGGATGTCGATGGCGATCGCATCCGGCTCCGCGCCAACGCAATCATGATGCTTCAGCGTCGTGAGCTATCGCGCGAAGGTGAGGCAATTTCGGGCCAAATCGGCAAGACATTCGTCGAAGTCCATGCAGATGACCGCATCGACGGCGAAATTACAGGCAAGGTCGATCTTGCAAGCGGTCGGTTCGCAGTCGTCGAGAAATCCAAGGAATTTAGTCTCGTGCCCTGGCGGCCCGTGTTGGATAACCAAATCGGTAAAACCGTGTCGGGGATTATGCGCGCGGACGGGGTGAGTTGGCGGATTGGCCGTGGACGATCGGGGCTGGAGGTCTCATAA
- a CDS encoding restriction endonuclease has product MANHNNGQTEWENRELFDWLTDVFQVPALALKPGVTQDIRGHVRGEFEKEGWAINVRVDPDYDLTVFAVRDDLAVQLQTGNMSRAPYDLLKLQYLHTTNRIKAAALALPTKQGAGALGSNIAHADRVASELQLFKHIINIPILVVAFD; this is encoded by the coding sequence GTGGCGAACCACAATAACGGCCAAACCGAGTGGGAGAATCGTGAGCTTTTCGATTGGCTGACGGATGTCTTTCAGGTGCCGGCATTGGCCTTAAAACCTGGGGTTACTCAGGATATTCGCGGGCATGTCCGCGGCGAATTCGAGAAGGAAGGTTGGGCGATCAACGTTCGGGTAGATCCGGATTACGATCTCACGGTCTTTGCCGTTCGGGATGACCTCGCCGTCCAATTGCAAACCGGCAATATGAGCCGCGCGCCATACGACCTGTTGAAACTGCAATATCTGCATACCACGAACCGCATCAAGGCAGCTGCGCTCGCGCTCCCGACCAAGCAAGGGGCCGGAGCTTTGGGCAGCAATATCGCTCATGCCGACCGCGTGGCGAGCGAACTTCAGCTATTCAAACACATAATCAATATACCGATTTTGGTGGTGGCATTCGACTAA